A genomic segment from Campylobacter concisus encodes:
- the yihA gene encoding ribosome biogenesis GTP-binding protein YihA/YsxC, producing MIRPLSAKFITSSPSIKEAPSFVTSEVVFLGRSNVGKSSLINTLVNQKNLAKSSSTPGKTQLINFFEAEFCEQKDEQEEKDKFKLILVDLPGFGYAKVAKSKHDEWRKNLDEFLKFRSDIRLFIHLIDARHFNLDIDVNVDAYLKSFLRADQKILNLYTKSDKLNQSQKSAVMKFDPSGILVSTLNKSGIEKAREAIINNAFGR from the coding sequence GTGATAAGGCCACTAAGTGCTAAATTTATCACATCAAGTCCAAGTATAAAAGAGGCTCCAAGCTTCGTAACAAGCGAAGTTGTCTTTTTGGGTAGATCAAATGTTGGTAAAAGCAGCCTCATAAATACACTTGTAAATCAAAAAAATCTAGCCAAAAGCTCATCGACTCCTGGCAAAACTCAGCTTATAAATTTTTTTGAGGCTGAGTTTTGTGAGCAAAAAGATGAGCAGGAAGAAAAAGATAAATTTAAGCTCATTTTGGTTGATTTGCCAGGCTTTGGCTATGCAAAAGTGGCAAAGTCAAAGCATGATGAATGGCGTAAAAATTTAGATGAGTTTTTGAAATTTAGAAGCGACATTAGACTTTTTATACATCTAATTGATGCTAGGCATTTTAATTTAGATATAGACGTAAATGTGGATGCTTATCTAAAGAGCTTCTTAAGGGCTGACCAGAAAATTTTAAATTTATATACAAAAAGCGATAAGCTAAATCAAAGCCAAAAGAGTGCGGTAATGAAATTTGATCCAAGCGGTATCTTGGTCTCAACTCTTAATAAAAGCGGTATCGAAAAGGCTAGAGAAGCTATCATAAATAACGCTTTTGGTAGATAA
- the queC gene encoding 7-cyano-7-deazaguanine synthase QueC codes for MKKAVCIMSGGMDSTLCAVMAKKAGYEIVALHFDYGQRTMKREKRAFNEICERLGITKKISLDVSFIAQIGGNSLTDESLQIRKDGVEKDVPNTYVPFRNGIFISVAAALAEKENAQAIYIGVVEEDSSGYPDCKESFIKSINEAINLGTSPSFSCEIITPLVNLSKADIVAKSLELGSPLELTWSCYESEDEACGLCDSCRLRLNGFKKANATDKIAYKNQNFSL; via the coding sequence ATGAAAAAAGCAGTTTGTATAATGAGCGGTGGTATGGATAGTACGCTTTGTGCTGTAATGGCAAAGAAGGCCGGATATGAGATCGTAGCGCTTCATTTTGACTATGGACAAAGAACGATGAAACGTGAAAAACGTGCATTTAACGAAATTTGTGAGAGATTAGGCATTACAAAAAAGATAAGTTTGGACGTTAGCTTTATTGCCCAAATAGGCGGAAATTCTTTAACCGATGAAAGCTTGCAAATAAGAAAAGACGGAGTGGAAAAAGATGTGCCAAATACCTATGTGCCTTTTCGAAATGGTATTTTTATCTCAGTCGCTGCCGCACTTGCTGAAAAAGAAAATGCACAAGCTATCTATATCGGTGTCGTAGAAGAAGATAGTTCAGGCTATCCTGACTGCAAAGAAAGCTTCATAAAAAGCATAAACGAGGCTATAAATTTAGGCACATCGCCTAGTTTTTCGTGTGAGATAATTACTCCACTTGTAAATTTAAGCAAGGCTGACATCGTAGCAAAGTCGCTTGAGCTTGGCTCGCCATTAGAGCTAACCTGGAGCTGCTACGAGAGTGAGGACGAGGCATGCGGGCTTTGCGATAGCTGCAGGCTAAGGCTAAATGGCTTTAAAAAGGCAAACGCTACTGATAAAATCGCATATAAAAATCAAAATTTTTCCTTATAA
- the mobB gene encoding molybdopterin-guanine dinucleotide biosynthesis protein B, whose amino-acid sequence MKRLAIAFSGPSNSGKTTLILKVAKKFIDDGLKVAIVKHDPGDKAKFDVEGKDSFKFSQTGADVVVMSPTRTTYFSQNPQEISDVIKMLGEFDMLLVEGLKTLPLPRLSVFKDEIDEKYLSFSDAIATYKKQIPYEIKNINLDDIDAICAWIIKNAKAV is encoded by the coding sequence ATGAAAAGACTTGCTATCGCTTTTTCTGGCCCTTCAAATAGTGGGAAAACGACTCTTATTTTAAAAGTTGCAAAGAAATTTATAGATGATGGTTTGAAAGTCGCGATAGTAAAACACGATCCAGGCGATAAGGCCAAATTTGATGTTGAAGGCAAGGATAGCTTTAAATTTTCACAAACTGGAGCAGATGTGGTGGTGATGAGCCCAACTAGAACAACTTATTTCTCACAAAATCCACAAGAAATTAGCGATGTCATTAAAATGCTAGGCGAGTTTGATATGCTATTAGTCGAGGGGCTAAAGACGCTTCCACTACCAAGATTAAGCGTTTTTAAAGATGAAATAGATGAAAAATATCTTAGCTTTTCAGATGCGATCGCAACATATAAAAAACAAATTCCTTACGAGATAAAAAATATAAATTTAGACGATATAGACGCCATTTGTGCGTGGATAATCAAAAATGCAAAGGCTGTATAA
- a CDS encoding ferrochelatase, translating to MTIENLTRLINAEALNAPTITSVSEFVFELKYVRRGFAYICLNANDSDIETAIKQGAYAIISEDNVPIIDKEIAFLKVSSLQTAMIKLMRFEATHKDLKFCAVNPFINDFLEKSKLGSNAHVMSKNITELFNQIFHAKVFDIFFGNDTKTLQRISPLFETIYTDTTMHEINPSSIFFTNTVFKQTYYQNLNIPRVFAGMFYGLLKFLDSNKISFKPYEGRIHGHFDPIFIDKNFIPTSFGNSFRAIITESDEDLFISQSIFLNKKFSPDEIKICLPEGSLLKVQNAIYFQNLSEIKKLKNFIYILILCQKEELLEELHKISEENLLF from the coding sequence ATGACAATAGAAAATTTAACTCGTCTAATAAATGCCGAGGCTCTAAACGCACCGACGATAACTAGCGTAAGCGAGTTTGTTTTCGAGCTAAAGTATGTAAGACGTGGCTTTGCGTATATTTGCTTAAACGCAAACGATAGTGACATAGAAACAGCGATTAAACAAGGTGCATATGCCATAATTAGCGAAGATAATGTGCCAATTATCGACAAAGAGATCGCCTTTTTAAAAGTTAGTAGCTTGCAAACTGCCATGATAAAGCTCATGAGATTTGAGGCTACTCACAAAGATTTAAAATTTTGCGCCGTAAATCCTTTTATAAATGACTTTTTAGAAAAATCAAAGCTTGGCTCTAACGCACACGTTATGTCAAAAAATATTACTGAGCTTTTTAACCAAATTTTTCACGCAAAGGTCTTTGATATCTTTTTCGGCAATGATACAAAAACACTTCAGCGAATATCGCCTCTTTTTGAGACCATTTACACAGATACAACTATGCACGAGATAAATCCAAGCTCGATCTTTTTTACAAACACAGTCTTTAAGCAAACATACTATCAAAACTTAAACATACCACGAGTTTTTGCTGGGATGTTTTATGGGCTTTTAAAATTTCTTGATAGTAATAAAATTTCATTTAAACCTTACGAAGGTAGGATTCACGGGCATTTTGACCCGATTTTTATAGATAAAAATTTTATTCCTACTAGTTTTGGAAATAGCTTTAGAGCCATAATTACTGAAAGTGATGAAGATTTATTCATAAGCCAAAGTATATTTTTAAATAAAAAATTTAGCCCTGATGAGATAAAAATTTGTTTGCCAGAAGGCTCTCTGTTAAAAGTACAAAACGCAATCTACTTTCAAAATTTAAGCGAGATAAAAAAGCTTAAAAATTTTATCTATATATTGATTTTATGCCAAAAAGAGGAGCTTTTAGAAGAGCTTCACAAAATATCTGAAGAAAATCTACTCTTTTAA
- a CDS encoding class 1 fructose-bisphosphatase gives MQELNQIFNTIKEIAKEISEVIKYADLGYTTHENATGDTQLKLDVKSDEIITAKFKELACVKALISEEKEDELEINKNAKFIIAYDPLDGSSLVDVNFAVGSIFGIYEDEVKPEKLIAAAYSIYGPRLELVIAEKKGALPKFYRLGKDNEFKFVKELELKEKGKLNATGATQKGWSQTHRNFINELFNEGYRLRYSGAMVSDLHQILLKGGGLFSYPATSDHPNGKLRVVFEVLPFAFIYENAKGATTNGKNQTLFDVKIEKIHQTTPCFFGSRDEISLLHKFYEQK, from the coding sequence ATGCAAGAATTAAATCAAATTTTTAACACCATAAAAGAGATCGCAAAAGAGATAAGCGAAGTGATAAAATACGCCGATCTTGGCTACACAACTCACGAAAACGCAACCGGCGACACACAGCTAAAGCTTGATGTCAAAAGCGACGAGATCATCACGGCTAAATTTAAGGAGCTTGCCTGCGTAAAAGCGCTAATTAGCGAAGAGAAAGAGGACGAGCTTGAGATCAATAAAAACGCTAAATTTATCATCGCTTACGATCCACTTGATGGCTCAAGCTTAGTTGATGTAAATTTTGCCGTTGGCTCGATCTTTGGCATCTACGAAGACGAGGTAAAACCAGAAAAATTAATAGCCGCAGCTTACAGCATATATGGCCCAAGGCTTGAGCTTGTAATTGCTGAGAAAAAGGGCGCTTTGCCTAAATTTTATAGACTTGGCAAAGATAACGAGTTTAAATTTGTAAAAGAGCTTGAGCTAAAAGAAAAAGGTAAGCTAAATGCCACGGGAGCTACGCAAAAAGGCTGGAGCCAAACGCATAGAAATTTTATAAATGAGCTATTTAACGAGGGCTATAGGCTAAGATACTCAGGTGCTATGGTGAGCGATCTGCATCAAATTTTACTAAAAGGTGGCGGCCTTTTTAGCTATCCAGCAACGAGCGATCATCCAAATGGTAAGCTAAGAGTAGTCTTTGAAGTGTTGCCATTTGCCTTCATATATGAAAACGCAAAGGGCGCAACAACAAACGGCAAAAACCAAACGCTTTTTGATGTAAAAATAGAAAAAATTCACCAAACAACGCCATGCTTTTTTGGCTCACGTGATGAAATTTCTCTTTTGCATAAATTTTACGAGCAAAAATAA
- the mrdA gene encoding penicillin-binding protein 2, with amino-acid sequence MRMRIVFSVIALFWIILLGRIYHLSINSNTYYNEIAEQNAIKTIYIPPVRGIIFDAHDKPMAVNRLGFSVSIRPHLSANKKVKILDDELAYIGSLFSDLNVTKLKNEYIKNDSAYNQDFINVVEFIDYDKFLPFFASLSLRENLEIRPASKRHYPYNDLASHIIGYVGRANQKDMDNDPLTKLTNYIGRSGVERFYNPILQGIQGFKKIKVNALNEEIEQINYQAPQSQNIKLAVDLELQQFVADVFGKDAGSVIVMSLKDGAIIAAGSFPEYDLNPFVLGISQPEWEELVKNVDHPFTNKLINGLYPPGSVVKMGMALAFLDNGMSKYDSFFCSGSYELGGRKFRCWNSHGHGNVNMNTAIRESCDDYFYKGSQKIGIDAIVPILERMGFGRKTEVDLPNEFVGTLPSREWKMRKYGKAWFQGETLITSIGQGNFLVTPMQVAKYTAGLATGLNVTPHFLKSIDGKDVDFTPTDDAFTPFEKSQLPAIRHAMYEVANHPRGTANRHFIGSLVKVAAKTGTAQVVGISQTEKKRMKEEDMAYLQRSHAWMTTYAPYEDPQYVITMVIEHGGHGGSAAGPKIAQIYNKLVEMGYINLEKIQSDQNKKTRQQEK; translated from the coding sequence ATGAGAATGCGTATCGTCTTTAGTGTGATCGCTCTTTTTTGGATTATACTTTTGGGACGAATTTATCACCTAAGCATAAACTCAAATACTTACTACAACGAGATTGCGGAGCAAAACGCGATAAAAACTATTTATATTCCGCCAGTTAGGGGTATCATCTTTGACGCACATGATAAACCAATGGCTGTTAATCGTCTTGGCTTTTCAGTATCCATTAGACCTCATTTAAGTGCTAATAAAAAGGTAAAAATTTTAGATGATGAGCTAGCTTACATTGGCTCATTATTTAGTGATCTAAATGTCACAAAGCTTAAAAATGAATATATAAAAAACGACTCAGCTTATAATCAAGATTTTATAAATGTGGTCGAATTTATTGATTATGATAAATTTTTACCATTTTTTGCATCGCTTTCTTTGCGTGAAAATTTAGAGATAAGGCCCGCTTCAAAACGCCATTATCCGTATAATGATCTAGCTTCTCACATTATCGGCTATGTCGGTAGGGCAAATCAAAAAGATATGGATAATGATCCTTTGACGAAGCTTACAAATTACATTGGAAGAAGTGGTGTGGAACGGTTTTATAATCCGATCTTACAAGGAATTCAAGGGTTTAAAAAGATAAAGGTAAATGCCTTAAATGAAGAGATCGAGCAGATAAACTATCAAGCGCCACAAAGTCAAAATATCAAGCTTGCAGTCGATCTCGAGCTTCAGCAGTTTGTGGCCGATGTCTTTGGCAAGGATGCAGGAAGCGTTATCGTTATGAGTCTAAAAGACGGTGCTATTATAGCTGCTGGTAGCTTTCCAGAGTATGATCTAAATCCATTTGTACTTGGAATTTCTCAGCCTGAATGGGAAGAGCTTGTAAAAAACGTCGATCATCCTTTTACAAATAAGCTAATAAACGGCCTTTATCCGCCAGGTTCGGTCGTAAAAATGGGTATGGCGCTTGCGTTTTTGGATAATGGCATGAGTAAATACGATAGCTTTTTTTGTAGTGGCTCGTATGAGCTTGGAGGACGTAAATTTCGCTGCTGGAACTCTCACGGACATGGAAATGTTAATATGAATACGGCAATTAGAGAGAGCTGTGATGATTATTTTTATAAAGGTAGTCAAAAGATCGGCATAGACGCTATTGTTCCGATACTTGAGCGTATGGGATTTGGTAGAAAAACCGAGGTTGATTTGCCAAATGAGTTTGTAGGGACTTTGCCAAGTAGAGAGTGGAAGATGAGGAAGTATGGCAAAGCGTGGTTTCAAGGTGAGACCCTTATCACTTCTATCGGACAGGGAAATTTCTTGGTCACGCCTATGCAAGTGGCAAAATATACAGCAGGCCTTGCAACTGGGCTAAATGTGACTCCACATTTTTTAAAGAGCATTGATGGCAAGGATGTTGATTTTACACCAACAGATGATGCTTTTACGCCGTTTGAAAAATCACAGTTACCAGCCATTAGGCATGCAATGTATGAAGTGGCAAATCATCCAAGAGGTACGGCAAATAGGCATTTTATTGGAAGCCTAGTTAAAGTTGCTGCAAAGACAGGTACTGCCCAGGTTGTTGGAATTTCTCAAACTGAAAAGAAACGTATGAAAGAAGAGGATATGGCGTATTTGCAAAGATCTCATGCGTGGATGACTACATATGCGCCTTATGAAGATCCGCAATACGTCATCACAATGGTTATCGAGCATGGTGGCCATGGCGGAAGTGCGGCTGGGCCAAAAATCGCTCAAATTTATAATAAACTCGTTGAAATGGGATATATAAATTTAGAAAAAATCCAAAGTGATCAAAATAAAAAAACAAGACAACAAGAAAAATAA
- the ybeY gene encoding rRNA maturation RNase YbeY — protein MILCEESYPKILDEICEYLTLGEIELVFVDKEEMRELNKTERGIDKTTDVLSFPLELVIHAPLGSIVINKDMVKEKAAELNHSEEAETALLFTHGLLHILGFDHEKDDGEMREKECEVIKKFELPKSLIVRSEDVRLIDLINNKNLKE, from the coding sequence ATGATACTTTGCGAAGAGAGCTATCCAAAAATTTTAGATGAAATTTGCGAATATTTGACACTAGGAGAAATCGAGCTAGTCTTTGTTGATAAAGAAGAAATGAGAGAACTAAATAAAACTGAGCGAGGCATTGATAAAACGACAGATGTTTTAAGTTTTCCACTTGAGCTTGTCATTCATGCCCCACTTGGTTCAATCGTTATAAACAAAGATATGGTAAAAGAGAAAGCTGCTGAGCTAAATCATAGTGAAGAGGCCGAAACCGCACTACTTTTTACACATGGATTACTTCATATCTTGGGATTTGATCATGAAAAAGATGATGGCGAAATGAGAGAAAAAGAGTGCGAGGTTATCAAGAAATTTGAGCTGCCTAAAAGTCTAATCGTAAGAAGCGAGGATGTTAGGCTAATTGATCTTATAAATAATAAAAATTTAAAAGAGTAG
- a CDS encoding YggT family protein, which yields MILSTLFSAIANILHLIITVYTWIVIAAALISWVRPDPSSPVVQLLYRLTEPVYSFIRRYIKTNFSGIDFTPLIVLLALQFLDQFLIRLLFGFAASL from the coding sequence ATGATACTTTCCACTCTATTTTCAGCGATCGCAAACATTTTGCACCTTATCATCACGGTCTATACGTGGATCGTCATCGCAGCAGCGCTAATTAGCTGGGTCAGACCTGATCCTAGCTCACCGGTCGTGCAGCTACTTTATAGGCTAACTGAGCCAGTTTATAGCTTTATTAGGCGCTATATAAAAACAAATTTTAGTGGTATCGACTTTACTCCGCTTATCGTACTTTTAGCACTTCAATTTTTAGATCAATTTTTAATAAGGCTTTTGTTTGGTTTTGCTGCGTCACTTTAG
- the metG gene encoding methionine--tRNA ligase, which yields MKEKAYITTPIYYVNDVPHIGHAYTTIIADTLARFNRLQGKETYFMTGTDEHGQKIEQAARARGKTPKEYADEISAKFRSLWDEFEISYDHFIRTTDEEHKQTVQNVFEKMQANGDIYKGEYEGFYCVSCETFFNQRDLLEDNHCPDCGRVTSLVKEESYFFKLSKYEDALLKWYENDELCVIPKGKKNEVVSFVKGGLKDLSVTRTSFDWGIKLPKSANDEKHVMYVWLDALINYLTTLGYSRDDARMNLWPYTTHIVGKDILRFHAVYWPAFLMSLGLPLPKHVAAHGWWTINGEKMSKSKGNVINPREVANAYGLENFRYFLLREVPFGQDGDYSQKALIERINSELGNGLGNLLSRIVGMSAKYSDYKIGSKDVIKFHKAELDEAKGYLNEAIKNLENLATNRYLEDLWKVVTLANAAIAKYEPWSLVKAGKIDEANALVALCANLLAKVATLLSPAMPKTCEKIADTLGFSIDTASYESLVLKNEISNFVAKATEPLFPRIEKELMGEANEPKVEAKAEPKEDKKEDEIISIDDFAKVVIKVGEVLECERVEGSEKLLKFKIDLGEDEPRQILSGIAKYYEPSSLVGKQVCVLANLKERTMMKKYVSQGMILSASDGSLTLLGTQGKVKNGAIVG from the coding sequence ATGAAAGAAAAAGCTTATATAACGACCCCAATATACTATGTAAACGACGTGCCACACATCGGCCATGCATATACGACTATCATCGCCGATACACTTGCTAGATTTAACCGCCTACAAGGCAAAGAGACCTACTTTATGACTGGCACAGACGAGCATGGACAAAAGATCGAGCAGGCAGCTCGTGCTAGAGGCAAGACTCCAAAAGAGTACGCCGACGAGATCAGTGCGAAATTTAGATCGCTTTGGGATGAATTTGAGATAAGCTATGACCATTTTATAAGGACAACCGACGAAGAGCACAAGCAAACCGTACAAAATGTCTTTGAAAAGATGCAAGCAAATGGCGACATTTACAAAGGCGAATACGAAGGCTTTTACTGCGTTAGCTGCGAAACTTTTTTTAATCAAAGAGACCTGCTAGAAGACAATCACTGTCCAGACTGTGGCCGCGTGACGTCTTTAGTCAAAGAAGAGAGCTACTTTTTCAAGCTTTCAAAATATGAAGACGCGCTTTTAAAATGGTACGAAAATGACGAGCTTTGCGTCATCCCAAAAGGTAAGAAAAACGAGGTCGTAAGCTTTGTAAAAGGTGGACTAAAAGATCTTTCGGTAACGAGAACGAGCTTTGACTGGGGCATAAAGCTACCAAAAAGCGCAAACGATGAAAAGCACGTTATGTACGTATGGCTTGATGCACTCATAAACTACTTAACAACACTAGGATATTCAAGAGATGACGCTAGAATGAATCTTTGGCCATACACTACTCACATCGTTGGCAAAGATATTTTACGCTTTCACGCGGTCTATTGGCCGGCATTTTTGATGAGTCTTGGCTTACCACTACCAAAACACGTAGCAGCTCACGGCTGGTGGACGATAAATGGTGAAAAAATGAGCAAAAGCAAGGGCAATGTCATAAACCCAAGAGAGGTTGCAAACGCTTATGGACTTGAAAATTTCAGATACTTTTTGCTTAGAGAGGTGCCGTTTGGACAAGATGGCGATTACAGCCAAAAGGCTTTGATCGAGCGTATAAACTCAGAACTTGGCAACGGACTTGGCAACCTGCTAAGCCGCATTGTTGGCATGAGCGCAAAGTATAGCGACTATAAAATTGGTTCAAAAGACGTGATCAAATTTCACAAAGCTGAACTTGACGAGGCAAAGGGCTATCTTAATGAAGCTATAAAAAATTTAGAAAATTTAGCAACAAACCGCTATTTAGAGGATCTTTGGAAGGTCGTAACCCTAGCAAACGCAGCCATTGCGAAGTATGAGCCATGGTCACTCGTAAAAGCTGGCAAAATTGACGAGGCAAATGCACTTGTGGCACTTTGCGCGAATTTGCTTGCAAAAGTGGCGACGCTACTTAGTCCAGCTATGCCAAAAACTTGTGAAAAGATAGCTGACACACTTGGTTTTAGCATAGATACGGCTTCTTATGAAAGTCTTGTCTTAAAAAATGAAATTTCAAATTTTGTGGCAAAAGCTACCGAGCCACTTTTCCCAAGGATAGAAAAAGAGCTAATGGGCGAGGCAAATGAGCCAAAGGTTGAGGCAAAAGCTGAGCCAAAAGAGGATAAAAAAGAGGACGAAATTATTAGCATTGATGACTTTGCCAAGGTAGTGATAAAAGTAGGCGAAGTGCTCGAGTGCGAGAGGGTTGAAGGTAGCGAGAAGCTGCTTAAATTTAAGATAGATCTTGGTGAAGATGAGCCACGTCAAATTCTTTCTGGTATCGCCAAATACTACGAGCCTAGCTCGCTTGTGGGCAAACAAGTTTGCGTTTTAGCAAATTTAAAAGAGCGAACGATGATGAAAAAATATGTCTCTCAAGGCATGATCCTAAGCGCATCAGACGGCTCGCTAACGCTTCTTGGTACGCAAGGCAAAGTTAAAAACGGCGCGATCGTTGGCTAA
- a CDS encoding lytic transglycosylase domain-containing protein has product MVLLRHFSILSLACVALLAKIYTYEELKNEPKSLAKDYYINRLINEGSYTKEQIADLSRDVFRKAGLVQKSIDKILPPKAAPSKCPGVNAKNITQANLTCQNFLTSIAFSLKLDSHTREILAANLAKTNPEKSKILLALNEPNPAQAFVKLNDTKSFLELFNVSNPQNKSILFSESFDANFMTKLYSQKGFTNLLNDIVFNKKYEGFRRNLLSIDPAVTEKNDAFTLGLNAILLGQDDIAFSLFSRAKNTFERAWQRDNATFWQYQISKNESFLKELSASKDANIYSLYARDLIGGEPLEVIVPKPSKQNIENFDVSDPFLWNKTVALAKDMNATQASEFAKKFYTNESIGAYAYFMQKAHGWEKQYFLMPSSPELEGISNERKSMIYALARQESLFIPSVVSTSYALGMMQFMPFLANAIGKKELKIPNFDEDDLFKTDIAFKFANHHLNYLDKFLYHPLFTAYAYNGGIGFTKKLITRDDMFKEGKFEPFLSIEFVPAAETRNYGKKVLANYVIYMALTGSNIKISQLFENLTKPALTDKFRN; this is encoded by the coding sequence TTGGTTTTGCTGCGTCACTTTAGTATTCTCTCTCTTGCCTGCGTTGCTCTTTTAGCTAAAATTTATACCTACGAAGAGCTAAAAAATGAGCCAAAAAGCCTAGCAAAAGACTACTACATCAACCGCCTTATCAACGAGGGTAGTTATACAAAAGAGCAGATCGCAGATCTTTCGCGTGATGTATTTAGAAAAGCAGGCCTTGTTCAAAAATCAATCGATAAAATTTTACCTCCAAAAGCAGCTCCTAGCAAATGTCCTGGCGTAAATGCAAAAAATATCACCCAAGCAAATCTAACCTGCCAAAATTTTCTAACATCTATTGCTTTTAGTTTAAAGCTTGATAGTCATACTCGTGAAATTTTAGCAGCTAATCTTGCAAAGACAAATCCAGAAAAATCAAAAATTTTACTCGCATTAAATGAGCCAAATCCAGCTCAAGCATTTGTAAAACTAAACGATACAAAGAGCTTTCTAGAGCTATTTAACGTCTCTAACCCGCAAAATAAAAGTATACTTTTTAGCGAAAGCTTTGATGCAAATTTTATGACCAAGCTCTACTCACAAAAGGGCTTTACAAATTTATTAAACGATATTGTTTTTAATAAAAAATATGAAGGTTTTAGAAGAAATTTGCTAAGCATCGATCCAGCTGTCACTGAAAAAAATGACGCTTTTACACTTGGATTAAATGCGATTTTACTAGGACAAGACGATATCGCTTTTAGCCTTTTTTCAAGAGCCAAGAACACATTTGAAAGGGCGTGGCAAAGGGATAATGCGACCTTTTGGCAGTACCAGATAAGTAAAAACGAAAGCTTTTTAAAAGAGCTAAGTGCCAGCAAGGACGCAAATATCTACTCGCTTTACGCAAGAGATTTGATTGGTGGCGAACCACTTGAAGTCATCGTACCAAAACCTAGCAAGCAAAATATCGAAAATTTTGATGTGAGCGATCCGTTTTTATGGAACAAAACTGTAGCCCTTGCAAAAGATATGAATGCCACGCAAGCAAGCGAATTTGCGAAGAAATTTTATACAAACGAAAGTATCGGCGCCTATGCATACTTCATGCAAAAGGCGCATGGCTGGGAGAAGCAATACTTCTTGATGCCAAGTTCTCCTGAGCTTGAGGGTATCAGCAACGAGAGAAAATCGATGATCTATGCTCTAGCTAGACAAGAGAGTCTCTTTATCCCAAGCGTAGTTTCTACTTCATACGCCCTTGGCATGATGCAGTTTATGCCATTTCTCGCAAATGCGATCGGCAAAAAAGAGCTAAAAATCCCAAATTTTGATGAGGACGATCTTTTTAAAACAGATATTGCATTTAAATTTGCAAATCACCACCTAAACTATCTTGATAAATTTCTCTATCATCCGCTCTTTACCGCATACGCGTACAACGGCGGTATCGGCTTTACCAAAAAGCTTATCACAAGAGATGATATGTTTAAAGAGGGAAAATTTGAGCCATTTTTATCGATCGAGTTTGTCCCAGCCGCAGAAACTAGAAACTACGGCAAAAAGGTGCTTGCCAACTACGTGATCTATATGGCGCTTACTGGTTCCAATATAAAGATTTCGCAACTTTTCGAAAATTTAACAAAACCGGCTTTGACTGATAAATTTCGAAACTAA